From Chlamydiifrater volucris, one genomic window encodes:
- a CDS encoding phospho-sugar mutase, whose product MPRFSLINTVFVAIYGVASISFWERLFMLPPDIADILKSLSPSTQKNILSWLDGDFPQEIKDQILDSLRTNPRALEDSFGKQLVFGTGGLRSIVGVGSNRMNLFNVRKATQGLCNYLTKRKRSEHPLVIIGFDSRNNSKEFAEEVAKVLLANEIKVALFKNPRPVALISFGVRVKSCAAGVMITASHNPPQYNGYKVYMHTGGQVVAPADAEIMEEVNQLTGNGDIVIASLTREELYERVELIDVEFDGAYLEAVRSLQLHPKDNFSSGHILRIVYSNLHGSGFPIVPKILSDWGFSCALVEKQKILDGNFPTVTSPNPEEISALSMGLKQMQEESADLFFATDPDADRLGVACMWNSEPFIFNGNAIACLLAEHILKGQSQPLNSSYKIVKSLVTTEMLAEIAKNYGVDIVNVRTGFKYIGEKIEEWSLGPESYLFGAEESYGYLYGSHVRDKDAPVASATFSELALQEKLRDRTPVEFLLSLYEKYGYFLNRTISVDFSYSQGQKRMQEVLSSLRAQGASRGSLGGKTISNFEDYLQREGKNVLSGGEYPLQIGKADILRYQFLDGSWLVIRPSGTEPKMKVYFEVVVRYSNKTSLVNEILSRKLAAERELNTFIDAVKEELDFF is encoded by the coding sequence ATGCCAAGATTTTCCTTGATTAACACTGTTTTTGTCGCTATTTATGGTGTTGCTTCTATTTCGTTTTGGGAACGATTGTTTATGCTGCCCCCCGATATTGCTGATATTTTGAAATCTCTTAGCCCCTCAACACAAAAGAATATACTTAGTTGGTTGGACGGAGATTTTCCTCAGGAGATTAAAGACCAGATTTTAGATTCGTTAAGGACGAATCCTCGAGCTCTGGAAGATTCCTTCGGAAAACAGTTGGTTTTTGGTACTGGGGGGCTTCGAAGTATAGTTGGTGTAGGTTCCAACAGAATGAACCTCTTTAATGTTCGGAAGGCTACCCAAGGACTATGCAATTATTTAACTAAGAGAAAACGTAGTGAGCATCCTTTAGTTATTATTGGTTTTGACAGTCGTAACAATTCGAAAGAATTTGCAGAGGAGGTTGCTAAGGTATTACTAGCCAACGAAATAAAGGTAGCTCTTTTCAAGAACCCTCGTCCAGTTGCGTTAATTTCTTTTGGTGTTCGAGTCAAAAGTTGCGCAGCTGGTGTTATGATCACGGCTTCTCATAATCCGCCACAGTACAACGGGTACAAGGTTTACATGCATACAGGAGGACAAGTTGTTGCTCCGGCGGATGCAGAAATTATGGAGGAAGTAAATCAATTAACAGGGAATGGCGATATCGTGATTGCTTCGCTTACTCGTGAAGAATTATACGAGAGAGTGGAGTTGATTGATGTGGAATTTGATGGAGCTTATTTAGAAGCTGTTCGTTCTTTACAGTTACACCCAAAAGATAATTTTTCTTCGGGCCATATCTTACGTATCGTTTATTCCAATTTGCATGGATCAGGTTTCCCCATTGTGCCGAAGATTCTTTCTGATTGGGGTTTTTCTTGTGCTTTAGTAGAAAAGCAAAAAATATTAGACGGAAATTTCCCCACTGTAACTTCTCCTAACCCGGAAGAAATTTCAGCATTATCTATGGGGCTAAAACAAATGCAAGAAGAGTCTGCGGATTTGTTTTTTGCTACTGACCCTGATGCAGATCGTTTGGGGGTGGCTTGTATGTGGAATAGTGAACCGTTCATTTTCAATGGAAATGCTATAGCATGTTTATTGGCTGAGCATATTTTGAAAGGTCAATCTCAGCCATTAAATTCATCTTACAAAATTGTTAAGAGCTTAGTAACAACAGAAATGCTTGCAGAAATAGCAAAGAATTATGGTGTAGATATTGTTAATGTCCGCACAGGCTTTAAATATATCGGAGAGAAGATAGAAGAGTGGTCGTTAGGCCCGGAAAGCTACTTATTTGGAGCGGAGGAATCATATGGTTATCTTTATGGTAGCCATGTGCGGGATAAAGACGCCCCGGTTGCTAGTGCTACTTTTTCTGAGCTAGCTTTACAGGAAAAACTTCGTGATAGAACTCCTGTTGAGTTCCTTTTGTCTCTTTACGAAAAGTACGGTTATTTTCTCAATAGGACAATATCTGTAGATTTTTCCTACAGTCAGGGTCAGAAAAGGATGCAAGAAGTGTTAAGTTCTCTACGTGCTCAAGGAGCGTCTCGGGGCTCTTTGGGAGGAAAAACTATTAGCAATTTCGAGGATTACTTGCAAAGGGAAGGTAAAAATGTTCTCTCTGGAGGGGAGTATCCTTTGCAGATAGGTAAGGCGGATATCCTGCGTTATCAATTCTTGGATGGCTCTTGGTTAGTTATTAGACCTTCTGGGACTGAGCCGAAGATGAAGGTATATTTTGAAGTAGTTGTTCGCTATTCAAATAAAACATCTTTGGTAAACGAGATTTTGTCTAGAAAGCTAGCTGCAGAAAGAGAATTGAATACTTTTATTGACGCAGTCAAAGAGGAATTAGATTTCTTTTAG
- a CDS encoding ATP-dependent Clp protease ATP-binding subunit, whose protein sequence is MFEKFTNRAKQVIKLAKKEAQRLNHNYLGTEHILLGLLKLGQGVAVNVLRNMGLDFESARQEVEKLIGYGPEIQVYGDPALTGRVKKSFESANEEAAVLEHNYVGTEHLLLGILNQTDGVALQVLESLHIDPREIRKEILKELETFNLQLPPSSSQGRSSSPKSSIGSTISMEKADKLSALKAYGYDLTEMYKDAKLDPVIGRSSEVDRLILILCRRRKNNPVLIGEAGVGKTAIVEGLAQKIVRNEVPDTIRKKRLITLDLALMIAGTKYRGQFEERIKAVMDEVRKHGNILLFIDELHTIVGAGAAEGAIDASNILKPALARGEIQCIGATTIDEYRKHIEKDAALERRFQKILVNPPSVSETVDILRGLKKKYEDHHNVFITEEALNAAAALSDQYIHGRFLPDKAIDLLDEAGARVRMATMDQPTELMKLESEIEKTKQAKEQAISTQEYEKAAGLRDEEKKLREKLQNMKSEWENHKEEHQFPVDEEAVAQVVALQTGIPVSRLTEAESEKLLKMEEILKSKVIGQDQAVESVCRAIRRGRTGIKDPDRPTGSFLFLGPTGVGKTLLAKQIAMEMFGDEEALIHVDMSEYMEKFASTKMMGSPPGYVGHEEGGNLTEKVRQRPYCVVLFDEIEKAHPDIMDLMLQILEHGRLTDSFRGQVDFRNAIIIMTSNLGADLIKKNGEIGFGFKSPLDYKVMQEKIENAVKKHLKPEFVNRLDASVIFKPLEHDAISKIIHLEIDKLDSRLKKYQLALNIPEDVISFLVNKGHCPEMGARPLRRVVEQYLGDPLADIFMKEPSRKESRTLQAKLAEDKVIFEKEPEKTGQATGSSETIESPVGS, encoded by the coding sequence GCCCAAAGGCTAAATCACAATTACCTTGGCACTGAACACATCCTTCTTGGCCTCCTGAAACTGGGTCAAGGGGTTGCTGTAAACGTCTTACGCAACATGGGCCTAGACTTTGAATCGGCTCGACAAGAAGTTGAAAAATTAATTGGCTATGGCCCAGAGATACAGGTATACGGTGACCCTGCTCTCACGGGGAGAGTAAAAAAATCTTTCGAGTCTGCCAATGAAGAAGCTGCTGTTCTAGAACACAATTACGTAGGCACTGAGCACCTTCTCCTAGGCATTTTGAATCAAACAGATGGCGTGGCTCTCCAAGTTTTAGAAAGCTTACACATTGACCCTAGAGAAATCCGTAAAGAGATTCTAAAAGAGTTAGAAACCTTCAATTTACAACTTCCTCCGTCGTCTTCTCAAGGGCGAAGTTCCTCCCCTAAATCCTCTATAGGATCAACGATCAGTATGGAAAAAGCAGACAAGCTGTCTGCACTCAAGGCCTATGGCTACGATCTTACAGAGATGTATAAAGATGCCAAATTGGATCCCGTCATTGGACGCTCCTCCGAAGTAGATCGTCTTATCTTAATCCTTTGCCGAAGACGAAAAAACAATCCTGTCCTTATTGGAGAAGCTGGGGTGGGGAAAACTGCTATTGTTGAAGGATTAGCTCAAAAAATAGTCCGCAACGAAGTCCCTGACACTATCAGAAAAAAGCGTTTAATTACGCTTGATCTGGCACTTATGATTGCTGGAACTAAGTACCGTGGTCAGTTTGAAGAACGTATTAAAGCTGTTATGGACGAAGTCAGAAAACATGGCAATATTCTCTTGTTCATAGATGAGCTACACACTATCGTGGGTGCTGGCGCTGCTGAAGGTGCTATAGACGCCTCTAATATCTTAAAACCAGCTTTGGCTCGAGGTGAAATACAATGTATTGGAGCTACTACTATTGATGAATACCGTAAGCATATCGAGAAAGACGCTGCCTTGGAACGTCGTTTCCAAAAAATCTTAGTCAATCCACCCAGTGTTTCAGAGACTGTCGACATTTTGCGTGGATTGAAGAAAAAATACGAAGATCATCACAACGTTTTCATCACAGAAGAAGCATTGAATGCAGCAGCGGCTCTATCTGATCAGTACATTCATGGACGCTTTCTTCCAGATAAAGCTATTGATTTGCTAGATGAAGCTGGAGCCCGCGTCCGTATGGCCACCATGGATCAGCCTACAGAATTGATGAAATTAGAATCCGAAATAGAGAAGACCAAGCAAGCTAAGGAGCAGGCTATTAGCACCCAGGAATACGAGAAAGCTGCTGGACTTCGTGATGAAGAAAAAAAGCTTCGTGAAAAACTTCAAAATATGAAGTCTGAGTGGGAAAATCATAAAGAAGAACATCAGTTCCCTGTTGATGAAGAAGCTGTGGCTCAAGTTGTGGCTCTACAAACGGGGATTCCTGTTTCCCGCCTCACCGAAGCCGAGAGTGAAAAACTCTTAAAAATGGAAGAAATCCTTAAGAGCAAAGTCATTGGTCAAGATCAAGCTGTAGAAAGTGTTTGTCGAGCTATTCGTAGAGGTAGAACAGGAATCAAAGATCCTGATAGACCCACAGGGTCGTTCCTATTCCTTGGACCTACAGGAGTTGGCAAGACACTATTGGCTAAACAAATCGCTATGGAAATGTTTGGTGATGAAGAAGCTCTTATCCATGTCGATATGTCTGAGTACATGGAAAAATTTGCTTCCACCAAAATGATGGGATCACCTCCAGGATATGTCGGACATGAGGAAGGAGGCAACCTTACAGAGAAAGTTCGTCAAAGACCCTATTGCGTGGTACTTTTTGACGAAATAGAGAAGGCCCATCCGGATATCATGGATTTGATGCTTCAGATCTTAGAACATGGGCGTTTAACAGACTCGTTCAGAGGACAAGTTGATTTTCGTAATGCTATCATCATCATGACCTCCAACCTTGGGGCAGACTTGATTAAGAAAAATGGTGAGATCGGTTTTGGTTTCAAGTCTCCTTTAGACTACAAGGTCATGCAGGAAAAAATTGAAAACGCTGTAAAGAAACACTTGAAACCAGAGTTTGTTAACAGATTGGATGCTAGTGTCATCTTTAAACCTCTTGAACATGATGCTATATCTAAAATTATCCATTTAGAGATCGATAAGCTAGATTCTCGACTCAAAAAGTATCAGTTAGCCTTAAACATTCCTGAAGACGTTATTTCCTTTTTAGTGAATAAAGGACATTGTCCAGAAATGGGCGCTAGACCCTTGCGTAGAGTTGTTGAACAATACTTGGGAGATCCATTAGCTGACATCTTCATGAAAGAGCCCAGCCGAAAAGAGTCTAGGACTTTACAAGCGAAGCTCGCTGAAGATAAGGTGATTTTTGAAAAAGAACCCGAAAAAACAGGCCAAGCAACAGGGAGTTCTGAAACTATAGAATCCCCGGTGGGATCATAG
- a CDS encoding superoxide dismutase has protein sequence MELMKFRLPELPYEYEDLEPVISAEIMQLHHLKHHQGYVNNLNDALKKMDISFSSQEVTSLISLAPALRFNGGGHINHSLFWEMLSPEKANGGVPPQKALLRALEARWGNFDNFLKSFIEFAAPIQGSGWAWLALCPKTKNLTLQQTANQDPLEGTTGLVPLLGVDVWEHAYYLQYKNVRMDYLKAITKVFNWKYVESRYINFLDQSN, from the coding sequence ATGGAATTGATGAAGTTTCGGTTGCCAGAGTTGCCTTATGAATATGAAGATTTAGAACCAGTTATTAGTGCTGAGATTATGCAGCTGCACCATCTCAAACATCATCAAGGATACGTTAACAACCTAAATGATGCCTTGAAGAAGATGGACATTTCCTTTAGCAGTCAAGAAGTCACCTCGTTAATTTCTTTAGCTCCTGCGTTGCGGTTTAATGGGGGTGGGCACATCAATCATTCACTTTTCTGGGAGATGTTATCTCCGGAGAAAGCTAATGGGGGTGTTCCTCCACAGAAGGCATTGTTAAGAGCTCTTGAGGCGCGATGGGGAAATTTTGATAATTTTCTGAAGAGTTTCATAGAGTTTGCGGCTCCTATCCAAGGGTCCGGGTGGGCATGGCTGGCTCTCTGTCCGAAAACAAAAAATTTGACTTTACAACAAACAGCCAACCAAGATCCTCTAGAAGGAACGACGGGATTAGTCCCTCTTTTAGGGGTTGATGTTTGGGAGCACGCCTACTATTTGCAATACAAAAATGTACGTATGGATTATTTGAAAGCCATTACTAAGGTGTTTAACTGGAAGTATGTGGAGTCTAGGTATATTAATTTTTTAGATCAATCAAATTAA
- the mnmA gene encoding tRNA 2-thiouridine(34) synthase MnmA, with the protein MPKTVVVAMSGGVDSSVTAYLLKTRTSYRVVGLFMKNWDEENSEEGCNAANDYRDVADVCDALNIPHYTVSFSREYKDRVFSQFLEGYSRGITPNPDVLCNREIKFDLLLKKAMGLSADFLATGHYCQLVRREGKVLLARGKDRRKDQSYFLSGTPEAALHKVLFPIGAMEKSEVREIAERAGLPTASKKDSTGICFIGKRDFRSFLGGYIQDKPGEIVDIDSGKVLGVHRGLHYYTFGQRRGIDIGGRESPLYVAGKDVEKNILYVTEGEDSPFLYRKELTAKNPNWFLLPNSNHFVCTAKIRYRSEDEKCEVHLENGGLRVIFDKPVKAVTPGQTIAMYEGDICLGGATIDVAMIPPGIL; encoded by the coding sequence ATGCCAAAAACAGTTGTCGTCGCCATGTCTGGTGGCGTTGATTCTTCTGTAACTGCCTATCTGCTCAAGACCCGCACTTCGTACCGAGTCGTTGGTTTATTTATGAAGAACTGGGACGAAGAAAACTCCGAGGAGGGATGTAATGCTGCCAATGACTACCGGGACGTCGCAGACGTATGTGACGCGCTAAACATACCTCACTATACAGTTTCATTCTCAAGGGAGTACAAGGATAGAGTTTTCTCGCAATTTCTGGAAGGTTATTCTAGGGGAATTACTCCAAATCCTGATGTTCTTTGCAATAGGGAGATCAAGTTTGATTTGTTGCTAAAGAAAGCCATGGGTTTATCGGCAGACTTTTTGGCTACAGGTCATTATTGTCAGCTAGTAAGAAGAGAGGGGAAAGTCCTGCTTGCCCGGGGAAAAGATAGGAGAAAAGATCAAAGTTATTTTTTATCAGGGACCCCAGAAGCAGCTTTGCACAAAGTTCTGTTTCCAATAGGGGCTATGGAAAAGTCCGAAGTTCGAGAAATTGCAGAGCGAGCGGGGTTGCCTACGGCTTCCAAAAAGGACAGTACAGGGATATGTTTTATTGGTAAGAGGGATTTTCGATCTTTTCTGGGTGGGTATATCCAAGATAAGCCTGGCGAGATTGTAGACATTGATTCTGGAAAGGTACTAGGTGTTCACAGAGGATTGCATTATTATACCTTTGGTCAACGGAGAGGCATAGATATTGGAGGAAGAGAAAGCCCCCTATATGTTGCTGGAAAAGATGTGGAAAAAAATATTCTTTACGTGACAGAAGGCGAGGATAGTCCGTTTCTATATCGAAAAGAACTTACAGCTAAAAATCCTAATTGGTTTCTTCTTCCTAATAGCAATCATTTTGTTTGCACTGCCAAAATTCGCTATCGTAGTGAGGATGAAAAATGTGAAGTACATTTAGAAAATGGAGGTTTACGGGTCATCTTCGATAAACCCGTAAAGGCTGTAACCCCTGGGCAAACGATCGCCATGTATGAAGGGGATATTTGCCTAGGGGGAGCTACCATAGACGTCGCTATGATCCCACCGGGGATTCTATAG
- a CDS encoding PTS sugar transporter subunit IIA, whose amino-acid sequence MTGCVLEEEVGFSLESFLSPRLVMFSDRMSRDEVLRDLTLLAESAGLLKDRDAFFQTIVDREGIMSTGIGMGVAIPHGKTSDCSGFFVAVAIHSQGVFWDAIDGAPVRFVFLVGAPENAQQKLYLKLLSGLTLTLKDDWRRQQLLQVGTAEEIIKLVSGV is encoded by the coding sequence ATGACTGGCTGTGTTTTAGAGGAGGAGGTTGGGTTCTCTCTTGAGTCGTTCCTCTCGCCTCGGTTGGTGATGTTCTCGGACAGGATGTCTAGAGATGAGGTTCTTCGGGACCTTACTCTGCTCGCGGAAAGCGCGGGTCTTTTGAAGGATAGAGACGCCTTCTTTCAAACCATTGTGGACAGGGAAGGCATTATGTCTACGGGCATCGGGATGGGTGTCGCCATTCCTCACGGTAAAACCTCCGATTGTTCGGGATTTTTTGTTGCTGTTGCGATTCATTCTCAAGGGGTATTCTGGGATGCAATTGATGGTGCTCCAGTGCGGTTCGTGTTCCTTGTTGGAGCTCCAGAAAATGCGCAGCAGAAGCTGTACCTCAAGTTGTTGTCGGGGCTTACGCTTACTCTTAAGGATGATTGGAGAAGGCAGCAATTGCTACAGGTTGGAACGGCTGAGGAAATTATAAAATTAGTTAGTGGAGTTTGA
- the dut gene encoding dUTP diphosphatase — MKVLCESVGEKEVALPEYASSGASGVDFRAAIFSPMELLPGKRLLVPTGLRFELPPGVELQIRPRSGLALKHGITVLNSPGTIDSDYRGEVQILLINLGEEKFVIEPEMRIAQGVFVVISRAELCKAEGALQATERSDGGFGHTGVD, encoded by the coding sequence ATAAAAGTTCTTTGTGAGAGTGTTGGGGAGAAGGAAGTGGCTTTGCCGGAGTACGCTTCTTCTGGAGCTTCAGGAGTAGATTTCAGGGCGGCTATTTTTAGTCCTATGGAACTGCTTCCAGGAAAGCGGTTGTTGGTGCCGACAGGTCTTCGGTTTGAGTTGCCTCCTGGGGTTGAACTGCAAATACGTCCCAGGAGTGGTTTAGCTCTAAAGCACGGCATAACGGTGCTAAATTCTCCGGGGACTATAGACTCTGACTATCGAGGGGAGGTTCAGATTCTTCTCATTAACTTGGGTGAGGAAAAATTTGTTATAGAGCCTGAAATGCGTATCGCTCAAGGGGTTTTTGTAGTTATTAGCCGAGCTGAGCTCTGCAAAGCTGAAGGAGCTTTGCAGGCTACCGAAAGAAGTGATGGGGGGTTCGGACATACTGGAGTTGATTAA
- the accD gene encoding acetyl-CoA carboxylase, carboxyltransferase subunit beta: protein MRLFSSDKPKIKVQKTKADGFSGWLKCTHCHEMIHANELGQNYNCCPKCSYHYRVSALERVKLLADSGTWHPLYSDLRSLDPLNFSDTETYQNRLSKARKDNEESEGILTGLCKIAGFPVALGVMDFNFMAGSMGAVVGEKLTRLIEEAIRENLPVIIVSASGGARMQESVFSLMQMAKTSAALAKLHEAGLLFISVLTNPTSGGVTASFASLGDIIIAEPKALICFAGPRVVSQVIGEDLPEGAQRSEFLLEHGMIDKIVERREMKACLQGFLDYFSSAEYVGGRANKKSDLSEKIKEFFLLTDEKE from the coding sequence GTGCGCTTATTTTCTTCTGATAAACCAAAAATAAAAGTGCAGAAAACAAAAGCAGATGGTTTTAGTGGGTGGTTAAAGTGCACCCATTGTCATGAGATGATTCATGCTAATGAACTTGGACAAAACTACAACTGTTGTCCTAAGTGCTCTTACCATTACCGTGTGTCAGCTTTAGAAAGGGTAAAACTACTTGCTGACAGTGGGACTTGGCACCCCTTATACTCCGATCTCAGATCTTTAGATCCACTCAATTTTTCTGATACGGAGACTTACCAAAATCGACTGAGTAAGGCTAGAAAGGATAATGAAGAAAGTGAAGGGATTCTTACAGGACTATGTAAGATAGCTGGTTTTCCCGTGGCTTTAGGAGTTATGGACTTCAACTTTATGGCTGGCTCCATGGGAGCAGTAGTTGGAGAGAAGCTAACTAGGTTGATAGAAGAAGCTATAAGGGAAAATTTGCCTGTAATCATTGTAAGCGCTTCTGGTGGAGCAAGGATGCAAGAATCAGTTTTTTCTTTGATGCAGATGGCAAAGACTTCTGCTGCTTTGGCGAAGCTTCACGAAGCAGGCTTGTTGTTTATATCTGTTTTAACTAACCCTACTTCTGGAGGGGTGACGGCTTCTTTTGCCTCCTTAGGTGACATTATTATAGCAGAGCCTAAGGCGCTGATTTGTTTCGCTGGTCCCAGAGTGGTGTCCCAGGTGATAGGTGAAGATTTGCCTGAAGGGGCCCAGCGTTCAGAATTTTTATTAGAACATGGGATGATTGATAAGATTGTCGAAAGAAGAGAAATGAAGGCATGCTTACAAGGATTCTTAGATTATTTCTCTAGTGCGGAGTATGTTGGTGGTAGGGCCAACAAAAAGAGCGATCTTTCTGAAAAAATTAAAGAGTTTTTTTTATTGACAGATGAAAAAGAATAA
- the rnc gene encoding ribonuclease III: protein MTFNLEEIEKRLGFSFTQPDLLKTAFTHPSYKNEMRGEISDNERLEFLGDSILNLIVTEHLFLLLPNMNEGSLSTIRSEMVNAQSCYRYTEMLGVGDFLLIGKGEKKHPERGKPSAYANLFEAILGAIYLDSGLSPARRITVPLLPPLHEILTLAKGNPKNSLQQIVQKQFSSLPVYQIQSITRNGLSEYEAAVYVQETLMGIGYGSSKKEAEKQAAKNALECLENES from the coding sequence ATGACTTTCAACCTCGAAGAAATAGAAAAACGCTTGGGTTTTTCCTTCACCCAGCCCGACCTGCTAAAAACAGCCTTTACCCATCCTTCTTACAAAAATGAGATGCGAGGGGAAATTTCTGACAACGAGCGACTAGAATTCCTTGGAGATTCTATCCTGAACCTTATTGTCACCGAACACCTTTTTCTCCTCCTTCCCAATATGAACGAGGGCTCCTTATCCACTATACGGTCCGAGATGGTCAATGCACAATCTTGTTACAGGTATACGGAAATGTTGGGAGTCGGAGACTTTCTACTCATAGGTAAAGGAGAAAAAAAACACCCAGAAAGAGGAAAGCCTTCTGCCTATGCCAATTTATTTGAAGCTATCCTGGGAGCAATATATTTAGATAGTGGGCTATCACCAGCAAGGAGAATTACAGTCCCTCTACTGCCACCTTTGCACGAAATTCTAACTCTTGCTAAAGGAAACCCAAAAAATTCTTTGCAGCAAATTGTGCAAAAACAATTTTCCTCCTTGCCTGTTTACCAAATCCAATCCATAACTAGAAACGGGCTTTCTGAGTACGAGGCTGCCGTGTACGTTCAAGAAACTCTTATGGGCATAGGATACGGAAGTTCAAAAAAAGAAGCTGAAAAACAAGCGGCAAAGAATGCTCTGGAGTGTCTGGAAAATGAAAGTTAA
- a CDS encoding PTS sugar transporter subunit IIA — translation MDLSVSEIADLLDVSEQTVHGWVREGKIPGYNINDECRFGREELENWLLYNGDIVEEALENQSSKEGLMRDLSLRYSLYKAIHKGGVLSAVAADSKEDVLRQVSGKVAQMFSFDGQVLFELLCQREDMMSTGIGQGIAIPHTREFQISPYYDVVVAVFLGKPIDYSALDNKPVDVLFFLFAGSDKTHLNLINKIVHLGMDLKAREFLKSLPGKEQLLSFIKTWEFNTR, via the coding sequence ATGGATTTGAGTGTTTCAGAAATAGCGGATCTTTTAGATGTTTCAGAGCAAACGGTACATGGTTGGGTCAGGGAAGGTAAAATTCCGGGTTATAATATTAATGATGAATGTCGGTTTGGCCGCGAAGAATTAGAGAATTGGCTTCTTTATAACGGAGATATAGTCGAAGAAGCTCTTGAGAATCAGTCTTCTAAAGAGGGGTTGATGAGAGATCTTTCTCTAAGATACTCTTTGTACAAGGCTATCCATAAAGGGGGAGTTCTCAGTGCTGTTGCCGCCGATAGTAAGGAAGATGTCCTCCGACAGGTATCTGGCAAGGTAGCTCAAATGTTTTCTTTTGATGGGCAGGTGCTTTTCGAGCTTCTTTGTCAAAGAGAGGATATGATGTCTACTGGGATAGGTCAGGGTATAGCTATCCCTCATACTAGGGAGTTTCAAATAAGCCCTTACTATGATGTTGTTGTAGCTGTTTTTCTTGGAAAGCCTATTGATTACAGTGCACTGGATAACAAGCCTGTCGACGTTTTATTTTTCTTGTTTGCGGGAAGTGACAAGACTCATCTCAATCTTATTAATAAAATTGTACATTTAGGAATGGATCTAAAGGCCAGGGAGTTTCTTAAATCTCTTCCTGGCAAGGAGCAGCTGCTTTCCTTTATCAAAACCTGGGAGTTTAATACTCGTTAG
- a CDS encoding DUF5070 domain-containing protein translates to MRITIHLEQKRFFRRSGYILFEDLISEEEGLVLLKGIRKHLKDKNNDPRFSQDIYRLLPEIVALLRKRKLGQIAVELSGRSSLALVGDLFVENAQQGSFYSISSDEGSSNDVLSLSGKLQRTLKSDSADCYLVLYLNSLEHKCCGIYFSDSLPENMSFLLPGEAALCLAFSDRGSNAASPLFK, encoded by the coding sequence ATGCGGATTACCATTCATCTTGAACAAAAAAGGTTTTTTCGTCGGTCTGGGTATATATTATTTGAAGATTTGATCTCTGAAGAAGAGGGGTTGGTTCTACTCAAGGGTATTCGCAAGCATTTGAAAGATAAAAATAATGATCCTCGATTTTCCCAAGACATCTATCGTTTATTGCCAGAGATCGTTGCTTTGTTGCGAAAGAGAAAACTGGGACAGATAGCGGTTGAACTATCAGGGAGATCTTCATTAGCACTTGTTGGAGATTTGTTTGTTGAAAACGCTCAGCAAGGGTCTTTTTATTCCATAAGCAGCGATGAAGGAAGTTCGAATGATGTCTTGAGCCTTAGCGGCAAATTGCAACGAACATTAAAGAGTGACAGCGCAGACTGTTATCTGGTTTTGTATTTGAACTCTTTGGAACACAAGTGTTGCGGAATATATTTTAGTGATTCTTTGCCAGAAAATATGTCTTTCTTGCTCCCCGGAGAAGCAGCCCTTTGTTTAGCTTTTTCGGATCGAGGATCAAATGCTGCTTCACCGTTGTTCAAGTAA